In Aerosakkonema funiforme FACHB-1375, one DNA window encodes the following:
- a CDS encoding amidohydrolase family protein codes for MALYAELHRHLGGSVVPRILWRYFQRSDANLADRFPEYASFEDFYTKPRNTLDEYLELHTLVEGVQTTQTLPYFISRLIRGAYIFENLAYLEIRYTPYLRTSPQLSQSERIDQMAEIVEIVGKATQTKEYPIITSQILCMHSRLPYEVNRAIVELAAQSKGYVCAVDLAGGDAHYAERLDEFVELYALARSLDLKTTGHVYETQSGCYPELIPYLMRIGHGIQIPLQYPELLSELAANGQCLEVCPTTYLKTGTLEDIRQLKLVFDRCFDAGVDIAICTDNAGLHNVRLPFEYENLLTYDIIGFEELQACQDAAFRHAFAWPYQQRPASLLNGLFQASINDTGNGSLGREFAEIAD; via the coding sequence GTGGCTCTATATGCTGAACTGCACCGCCACCTCGGCGGTTCTGTTGTACCTCGTATTCTTTGGCGCTACTTCCAACGCAGCGACGCCAATTTGGCCGATCGCTTCCCTGAGTATGCCTCGTTTGAGGATTTTTATACAAAACCGCGCAATACGCTCGATGAGTATTTGGAGCTGCATACTTTAGTAGAAGGCGTTCAAACTACTCAGACACTACCCTATTTTATTTCCCGACTGATTCGGGGTGCGTATATTTTTGAGAATCTTGCCTATTTGGAGATCCGTTACACTCCCTATCTGCGGACATCTCCCCAACTCAGTCAGTCGGAACGAATTGACCAAATGGCTGAAATTGTTGAGATTGTCGGGAAAGCTACCCAGACGAAAGAATATCCAATTATTACCAGCCAAATTCTCTGTATGCACTCCCGCCTTCCCTATGAGGTGAACCGGGCGATCGTCGAGCTGGCTGCACAGAGCAAAGGGTATGTTTGTGCTGTAGACTTGGCTGGAGGGGATGCCCATTATGCAGAGCGGCTGGATGAATTTGTAGAACTGTACGCCTTGGCGCGATCGCTCGACCTCAAGACCACAGGCCACGTCTACGAAACTCAATCTGGTTGCTATCCAGAACTTATCCCCTATCTGATGCGGATCGGACACGGCATTCAGATCCCTTTACAGTATCCCGAATTGCTAAGTGAATTAGCTGCTAACGGTCAGTGTCTGGAAGTTTGTCCGACCACATACCTCAAAACCGGTACGCTCGAAGATATCCGCCAACTCAAGTTAGTATTCGATCGCTGTTTTGACGCTGGTGTGGATATCGCCATCTGCACGGATAACGCTGGTTTGCATAACGTGCGTCTGCCATTCGAGTACGAAAACTTGCTGACTTACGACATCATCGGTTTTGAAGAATTGCAGGCTTGTCAAGATGCCGCTTTTCGCCATGCTTTTGCTTGGCCTTACCAACAAAGACCGGCTTCGTTATTAAACGGACTGTTTCAAGCCTCAATTAACGATACGGGTAATGGCTCGCTGGGTCGCGAATTCGCCGAAATCGCCGACTAG
- a CDS encoding family 10 glycosylhydrolase has translation MLKALIAVKRDASRFYRSLLVSVLTGGLVSQCIWNKPTHAQVMVPCQLSADLIQQKENLRLAALKGDREAQNRYQALIAKQARQLQECRSQNWPRNQAIWLRLYPCDIRPGSVGMLLDRLVNKGYNEVYVEVFYDSLVLLPQADNPTSWSSVIQVPGAEKVDLLAEIIEKGRKRGLKVYAWVFTINFGYAYATRPDRQAVLARNGRGQTSLDVTNDAGIDTDLTKGDASKAFVDPYSPQARQDYERLIEAIVKRKPDGILFDYVRYPRGTGDASVVTKVQDLWIYGESAQQVFLQRAINRKGLDLMRRFLTKGFVSAQDVAQVDEIYPEEEEPLWQGRNPDQTKSVLPAGQRQPFLQWDLWQLSVAHAAQGIVDFLTAAMQPAQRVGIPTGAVFFPGGNQAVGQGGYDSRVQPWDKFPRTMEWHPMLYANCNDTSCILNELQRVVSLAPLGTDIRPALAGDWGRAVSNRPSLEVQMQAIRQYTPQIQTVSHFAYSWQDPESDRERKFCKLR, from the coding sequence ATGTTGAAAGCTCTCATAGCTGTTAAGCGAGATGCCAGTCGTTTCTATCGCAGCCTTTTAGTCAGTGTGTTAACTGGTGGTCTGGTGAGTCAGTGCATCTGGAATAAACCAACTCATGCACAAGTAATGGTGCCTTGCCAGTTATCGGCAGATCTGATTCAACAAAAAGAAAACCTCCGGCTGGCGGCTCTTAAAGGCGATCGAGAAGCGCAGAACCGCTACCAAGCCCTGATAGCCAAACAGGCAAGGCAATTGCAAGAATGCCGCAGCCAAAATTGGCCGCGCAACCAAGCTATTTGGCTGCGCCTGTATCCCTGCGATATCCGCCCAGGTTCGGTGGGTATGCTGCTCGATCGCCTTGTCAATAAAGGTTACAACGAAGTTTATGTGGAAGTCTTTTACGATAGTCTGGTGCTACTGCCCCAGGCCGATAATCCCACATCTTGGAGTTCTGTAATACAAGTACCCGGAGCGGAAAAGGTAGATCTGTTAGCGGAAATTATTGAGAAAGGGCGCAAGCGAGGGCTCAAAGTTTATGCTTGGGTATTTACAATCAATTTCGGATATGCTTACGCGACTCGGCCCGATCGCCAAGCTGTTTTAGCTCGTAATGGCAGGGGTCAAACCAGTTTGGATGTAACCAACGATGCGGGTATCGACACCGATCTAACAAAAGGCGATGCCAGTAAAGCTTTTGTCGATCCCTACAGCCCCCAAGCGCGACAAGACTATGAAAGGTTGATTGAGGCGATCGTCAAACGCAAACCGGACGGAATTTTGTTTGATTATGTTCGCTATCCCAGAGGGACGGGGGATGCTTCGGTCGTTACCAAGGTGCAAGACTTGTGGATTTATGGTGAATCTGCCCAGCAAGTATTCTTGCAACGGGCAATCAACCGCAAAGGGCTGGATCTGATGCGGCGATTTTTAACTAAGGGATTCGTTAGCGCCCAAGATGTTGCCCAGGTTGACGAAATTTATCCAGAGGAAGAAGAACCGCTTTGGCAGGGACGCAATCCCGACCAAACAAAGAGCGTACTGCCAGCAGGGCAACGTCAACCTTTCCTACAATGGGATTTATGGCAGCTGAGTGTAGCCCACGCCGCTCAAGGTATTGTCGATTTTTTGACGGCAGCAATGCAACCGGCGCAGCGCGTCGGCATCCCGACTGGGGCGGTGTTTTTCCCTGGGGGCAACCAAGCTGTCGGTCAGGGGGGATATGACTCGCGGGTACAACCTTGGGATAAGTTCCCCAGAACGATGGAATGGCATCCTATGCTTTATGCAAATTGCAACGACACTAGCTGTATTTTGAACGAGCTGCAACGGGTAGTAAGTCTCGCTCCTCTCGGTACGGATATTAGACCGGCGTTGGCTGGTGATTGGGGAAGGGCTGTGAGCAATCGTCCGTCTCTGGAGGTGCAAATGCAGGCTATTCGTCAATATACACCGCAAATTCAGACGGTGAGCCATTTTGCTTATTCTTGGCAGGACCCGGAGAGCGATCGCGAAAGGAAGTTTTGTAAGTTGCGGTAG